From the genome of Campylobacter concisus, one region includes:
- the mraY gene encoding phospho-N-acetylmuramoyl-pentapeptide-transferase has product MFYYIYEILNFNIFQYITVRAGIAFFIAFALTTYLMPKFITWAKAKNAAQPIYELAPQTHQKKAKTPTMGGLVFVFTAVLSTVICARLDNAFVLTSLFCLVCFTLLGYKDDYSKILGAKNHAGLSPKAKLFFQFLIAFVISIFLYASHELSTEFYLPFFKQPILDLRIFAIFFWTLVIVAASNSVNLTDGLDGLATVPSIFSLLTLGVFAYICGHAVFSSYLLLPKIIGVGESVVVSSALIGSLMGFLWFNCHPAEVFMGDSGSLSVGAYIGFMGVATKNEILLIIIGLIFVVETLSVILQVGSFKIFKRRIFLMAPIHHHFEIKGWAENKIIVRFWIIALLANLIALTALKIR; this is encoded by the coding sequence ATGTTTTACTATATCTATGAAATTTTAAATTTTAATATCTTTCAATATATCACCGTCCGTGCTGGTATCGCTTTTTTCATCGCTTTTGCACTCACAACTTATTTGATGCCCAAATTTATCACTTGGGCAAAGGCAAAAAACGCCGCCCAGCCTATCTATGAGCTTGCCCCACAAACTCACCAAAAAAAGGCCAAAACGCCGACCATGGGCGGACTTGTCTTTGTCTTCACAGCCGTACTTTCCACGGTAATTTGTGCAAGGCTTGATAACGCATTTGTCTTAACATCTCTCTTTTGCCTAGTTTGCTTTACACTGCTTGGCTACAAGGACGATTACAGCAAAATTTTAGGAGCAAAAAACCACGCCGGCCTAAGCCCAAAAGCAAAGCTTTTTTTTCAATTTTTAATAGCCTTTGTTATTTCTATTTTTTTATATGCAAGTCACGAGCTTAGCACCGAGTTTTATCTACCTTTTTTTAAGCAACCTATTTTGGATTTAAGAATTTTTGCCATTTTCTTTTGGACACTAGTCATAGTCGCTGCTTCAAATTCGGTAAATTTAACAGACGGGCTTGACGGGCTAGCTACAGTGCCATCTATATTTTCGCTTCTAACACTTGGCGTTTTTGCTTACATCTGCGGACACGCTGTTTTTAGCTCATATTTACTCTTGCCAAAGATCATAGGCGTTGGTGAAAGCGTTGTTGTCTCTTCAGCCCTAATTGGTTCATTGATGGGCTTTTTGTGGTTTAACTGCCATCCAGCCGAAGTCTTTATGGGCGATAGCGGTAGTTTGAGCGTTGGAGCATATATCGGTTTTATGGGCGTTGCGACAAAAAATGAAATTTTACTTATCATCATCGGCCTCATCTTTGTTGTTGAGACTCTAAGCGTTATCTTACAAGTGGGCAGCTTTAAAATTTTCAAACGTAGAATTTTTCTCATGGCGCCTATACATCACCATTTTGAGATAAAAGGCTGGGCGGAAAATAAGATCATCGTTCGCTTTTGGATCATCGCACTTTTAGCAAATCTAATCGCACTAACTGCGCTAAAGATCAGATAA
- the gpmI gene encoding 2,3-bisphosphoglycerate-independent phosphoglycerate mutase, whose protein sequence is MSQKTILIITDGIGFNKSGKFNAFEAAKKPNYEKFFKEIPNSLIKTSGNAVGLPEGQMGNSEVGHMCIGSGRVLYQNLIKISRSFADGSISENEALKALFKKCKKIHVIGLYSDGGVHSHMEHFDGMCELASKNGCEVFAHAITDGRDVSPNSGINFIKSLEAKFKVATLCGRFYAMDRDKRWERVKEAYDSLVNGANLSSLSPSEYLQKSYDEGVTDEFVKPASFNGFKGIGEDDGVIFINFRNDRAREICQALGEEKFSEFERPFAIKNLITMTEYDANFNFEVLFKNKKINNTLSEVIAAAGLRQLHTAETEKYAHVTFFFNGGVEELASNETRVLIPSPKVKTYDEKPEMSAAEVCKAVLKGMDDEQDFIVVNFANGDMVGHTGNYEAAIKAVEAVDTALGEIYTKAKEKNYAMIITSDHGNCEEMRDSSGELLTNHTTYDVFCFVMADGVKKVKNGGLNNIAPSVLKIMGLEIPAEMDEALI, encoded by the coding sequence ATGAGTCAAAAAACTATTTTAATAATAACTGATGGTATTGGATTTAATAAAAGCGGTAAATTTAACGCATTTGAGGCGGCTAAAAAGCCAAATTACGAGAAATTTTTTAAAGAAATTCCAAACTCACTTATAAAAACTTCTGGAAACGCTGTGGGACTACCTGAAGGGCAGATGGGAAACAGCGAAGTAGGGCATATGTGCATAGGAAGCGGACGAGTTTTGTATCAAAATTTGATCAAAATTTCACGCAGCTTCGCTGACGGCTCGATATCAGAAAATGAAGCCCTAAAAGCTCTTTTTAAAAAGTGCAAGAAGATCCACGTCATAGGGCTTTATAGCGATGGTGGCGTGCACTCACATATGGAGCATTTTGATGGTATGTGCGAGCTTGCTAGTAAAAATGGTTGCGAAGTTTTTGCTCACGCTATCACCGACGGACGCGACGTTAGTCCAAATAGTGGCATAAATTTCATAAAAAGCTTGGAAGCTAAATTTAAAGTAGCGACCCTTTGTGGAAGATTTTACGCGATGGATAGGGACAAACGCTGGGAGCGCGTAAAAGAGGCTTATGATAGCTTGGTAAATGGAGCAAATTTAAGCAGCTTATCGCCAAGTGAGTATCTACAAAAAAGCTACGATGAGGGCGTGACAGATGAGTTTGTAAAGCCAGCAAGCTTTAATGGCTTTAAAGGCATAGGCGAAGATGACGGCGTGATCTTTATAAATTTTAGAAATGATAGAGCAAGAGAAATTTGCCAGGCTCTGGGCGAGGAGAAATTTAGTGAGTTTGAGCGACCTTTTGCTATCAAAAATCTAATCACCATGACCGAATACGACGCAAATTTTAATTTTGAAGTGCTATTTAAAAATAAAAAGATAAACAACACTCTAAGCGAGGTCATAGCAGCGGCTGGACTAAGGCAGCTTCACACGGCTGAGACTGAAAAATATGCCCACGTAACATTTTTCTTTAATGGCGGCGTCGAGGAGCTAGCCAGCAACGAAACGAGGGTGCTCATCCCTAGTCCAAAAGTAAAAACCTACGACGAAAAGCCAGAGATGAGCGCTGCTGAGGTTTGCAAAGCCGTGCTAAAAGGTATGGATGACGAGCAAGACTTCATCGTTGTAAATTTCGCAAATGGCGATATGGTAGGGCACACTGGCAACTATGAGGCCGCTATAAAGGCAGTTGAAGCGGTAGACACTGCTCTTGGAGAAATTTACACTAAAGCAAAAGAGAAAAACTATGCGATGATCATCACTAGCGATCACGGAAACTGCGAAGAGATGCGTGATAGCAGCGGTGAGCTACTGACAAACCACACGACTTATGATGTCTTTTGTTTTGTGATGGCTGATGGCGTAAAAAAAGTAAAAAACGGCGGTCTAAACAATATCGCTCCTAGTGTTTTAAAGATCATGGGGCTTGAAATTCCAGCTGAGATGGACGAGGCGTTAATATAA
- the fliR gene encoding flagellar biosynthetic protein FliR gives MELVEFFGADKVIIFMLLFARLSGLIVFFPFFSHNQIPLSVKTLLVFALCVVLFPLSHAHEHAINFLIMEILSEAMLGLCAGLLLNIVFAILQMAGEQISMIMGFSMASVLDPQTGTNSPVIANILNFIALLAFLMLDGHHLILQFYSTSLSAIPLGDFYPRSGVMSYAIKLFGNLFMFGFVLAFPIIALSILSDAIFGMLMKTMPQFNLLVVGYPIKVSIGFSVLIAILAGIIKIITDMMVQILNDMPALFF, from the coding sequence ATGGAACTAGTCGAGTTTTTTGGAGCGGATAAAGTCATAATATTTATGCTCCTTTTTGCGCGTCTTAGTGGGCTTATCGTATTTTTTCCATTTTTTTCTCACAATCAAATCCCGCTTAGCGTAAAAACTTTACTAGTTTTTGCCCTTTGTGTTGTACTTTTCCCGCTCTCACACGCCCATGAGCATGCTATAAATTTTTTGATCATGGAAATTTTAAGTGAGGCCATGCTTGGACTTTGCGCTGGGCTTTTGCTAAATATCGTTTTTGCTATACTTCAAATGGCTGGCGAGCAGATCTCTATGATTATGGGTTTTTCGATGGCTTCAGTGCTTGATCCGCAAACTGGTACAAATTCGCCAGTGATCGCAAATATTTTAAATTTTATCGCACTTCTTGCATTTTTGATGCTTGATGGGCACCATTTGATATTACAGTTTTATTCCACTTCACTTTCTGCTATACCGCTTGGAGATTTTTATCCAAGAAGTGGTGTGATGAGCTACGCTATAAAGCTTTTTGGAAATCTTTTTATGTTTGGATTTGTTCTGGCTTTTCCTATTATCGCGCTTTCTATACTTTCAGATGCTATTTTTGGAATGCTTATGAAAACTATGCCACAATTTAACTTATTAGTCGTTGGTTATCCTATTAAGGTAAGTATCGGCTTTTCGGTTTTGATAGCTATTTTAGCTGGCATTATAAAAATCATAACTGATATGATGGTGCAGATTTTAAACGATATGCCAGCACTATTTTTTTAA